From the genome of Perca fluviatilis chromosome 8, GENO_Pfluv_1.0, whole genome shotgun sequence:
agagACATAatgacagacaaagagagagtgcTCAAGACAGTTCAAAGCAAACTCACCCGTTTCTTCTCAGGTCTGTTCCCTTCTGAACAGGCAAAAAATAGTTGCGCGGTTCAGTTCCTCTCCGGGGAACGTCAGGGGTGAGATCTCTTTGGTTCTGCTCTCCAAGTGGTATACATTTCAACAGGGACAGACCCACTGAACAAATGACAAAATCAGATAATAAAGCCGAAAAGGTGAGTTTAGCAAACAGAGACTAATATATAGTGAATAATTACAGTTTCATATATCAGTATGATATATGAAATATAAGTGTGCATATGAAACCTTCTGAGGAGTCTTCTTCCTGTTCCTCATTTAGTCGTTTGGTCTCGGTCATGTCTGCGTGTGACGGGGAGGAATCCTCAGGCACAGAGTCACGTTCTGAGGCCAGTAAAGAGTTTCTTAAAATATGCCTGGCGTCGACCTTGTCAGTGGTGAAACTTGACAGCAAGCGCTTTCTTGGAAAAAGATCTGGGATCATCTTGATGTACACGGATGAGGGAGACCTAACAAAGAAGAGACATAACCCTTGAATGGACGTGAATCGGAAAGTACCTCAACATGCAGTTATCTAGGCTCTATTGATAAGGGTACAATGTCTCTGTGAGGCTTACCTGCGGAGCGCTGTAAGGGAAGATGGCAGCCCTAAAAGACGGAGACAAGTTTGACTACTAAAGAGCTACagaaacatgaaaacatgaatTCAGTTCTATCTTAAGCTACTGTGCATGCGGACAAACCTCTGTAGACTTTGTAGGAGACGAAGGATTGTTGGGGGCAGCGCTGCTGTTGCTGGCTGGAATGTATGATGGGATTTGGAGAAGGTGGAAGGAGAGCACTCAGGTGCAGCAGCTGAGAGGAGCACCTCCACTGTCCTGTATACATCCCCAGGTCATCTGTGAACATAAGCCAAGTAAATGATACGTTACGAGTGTATTCAAATCTGCTTTATATTTGGAAGTCAAAAGGCAGACGCAGTACTGCATTGATGATAGTGGTGAATTAAACAGTGAGGgtgtgaaaataaatgttacCTGTGTACGTGCCAAGATGTGGACATGCTTCTACCCTGTGATGCGGGCATGCACCTTTCATGTTTCTGTCCTAAAACGCAGAAAATAGCCCAAAACCCAAGTCAAAATTACAGATGCTGTTATATCAATACAACTTGAAgtgggtgtgtgagtgagtgaatgtaTGATGTCACTGGCCAATAATGTGTACTGATGATCTAACAGGTGGTGTGGACAAGGTGATTTTGTGAGAGAATTTAGGATCATCTCTACCTTGACCGGCTCGCAGCCCTGCCACAGAGTCACCTGAGAGACCTCCCTAGGGTGAGTGGTGGGAGGCGGGATCTCCGCATTTCTCAACAGACCTTTTGCCTTCACAAAGACCAAAATATTCAAAGGAACAGGTCAGAAAATCTTCTCACTTCCCTGGCTCCTGTCTCCTAAACATATTCACACTCTCTCAACTTCATACCTGCCATTTCTTCCTGTGTCTTCCAACAGTTTTCTCTTGGATGATCCCTTTAACTGTGTCCTCATGGGGCAGGTTGGACTCCTGCAAAGACCTTTCGCTAATCAGTCTTGTTAAAGGTCAGTAACCAGACAAGGGTGTGCACATGATAgattgttatgtgtgtgtaatttattCATATGTTGTGTATGCTGTGCACAAGGGGTGTCAGTGGAATGGTTGGAGGGAACTGTGAATTATAGGGTGTTTGGGGAGAAGGTGTCAatgtttactgtatgtatgtatgtatgtatatttgtgaGGCCCTGTAGAGACTgtgaaaaaataatttccccagTGGACAATAAAGACTATCTATAGATCCATATACAAGAGTCATGCAAGCATCGCTCCAGTGTGCACTAATGAGTGGTTAATTTAGTCTCTTACAATATTTTTTACGCTGCTTTGCAGGACCTTTGGCTGTGTGTTATTCTTCACTCTCTCTGGTCGCAGCGTGTCCCTCTCTTTACAACTCCTCAAgcgtttctttttcttcttcactgtTTGCTGTGGAGGAGATCAGGAGCATGAGGTAAAGTGATCAgtgtatcatatcatatcatcatcatatcatatcatctTATGTCAGTGTACCTCTGGGTGGGCAGTTTGTGGCTGGTTGAGTAAATGAACCGGGAGGCCATCAGAATCAGAACTATTTGAACCACTGGTGCTGTGAAAGCAAACAAGAAACATTCACACTCAAGCTGAATGAGAGCACATTTAAATATCTCATATTGCCCCAGTCGGGTTTGCATGTGTATTTAAGATAATAAATTACTCTATCACCTGGTTTCCAGGTCAGACACAGAGAAGTTACAGTCAGTGCCCAAATCTTTGCCCAGCCTCTCTCTGACCTCCTTTGTCAACAACGCTGCCAGCTCTGTCAGACAGTAAGTGGTCtgaaataacatttaaataacattaaataacagctacacacgcacacttacacaccagcggtggaaggagtcatttatacatttatatataaattatagaCATGCTGCTTTATCTCTCACCTTTGTTGGATCTGGGTCACAGTAGTCCAGCAGGGTGTCACAAAAGTAAAAGCCAAGGGACTTCAGGTCTCGAGTAGTAAAATGTGTTCCTCTCCTGTCGCCTAACATTCAAACACATGATAGATCctcatacaacacacacacacaccatacaacacacacacacacacacacaccatacaacacacacacacacacacacacacaccacacacacacacacacaccatacaacacacacacacacacacacacacacacacacacacacacacacacacacacacacacacacacacacacacacacacacacacacacacacacacacacacacacacacacacaaaagtctaAACTCACCCAGAGTGGAGCCTCCAAAGGTGGCCTCCATAGTGTAGCTGTTTTTGATGCCTAGTCTCCACATGGCGATTCGTCCTGTTCCCTCTTTGCCCTTCTGCACCCGAAACTTGCAACTCTTAAAGGAGAACTAACAAAGAGTGACATAGATGATGTAGTTGAAATGTAGTATGCACAAATGAATATGAAGAAAGAAACGCTGCCTCTGAAACATGGTCAATATTTGTGTAACAGATGGGTGACTGTTGAATAAGCGTGGTGTCATGATGTAAATAGAAGCCCTATTTTCCTCAGACTAAATATGGGTTTGAAAGTGTTgttcaaaaacagtgactttaCCTTATTACTGGCATTCTTGCTCATCATTAGTGGAAAGACTCTCTCGTGCAGCTTCAGCGAAGCATCCCCTCGGTTGTTACAACCGTACATGAACACGTTGTTTTTACGGTTGTGGCCGTGAAAGTCGCAGTAAAGAACTACATCCGTCTCAGCCATCAGCCTGGGGAAAATAGATCATAAAAGGCCCAGTTCATGGCATCATCATAATCTTTCTGGCATCCAGCCATTTTCTAACCTGTTTAGACTACTATAACATCAGATCTGGTTAAAAGAAATATGCCTTTTTGTACAGATAAAGTCCAACAGCTGGACTGCTTTCTCCCATAAAGTTAGTGAGCAAACGCAGACTAAATAACCCATCTGTGTTCAATGCACAAAGACTTGCAATGAGTtttcatgtgtctgtttgtttattttgttcttACATCTTCACCTTAATCCCAATCCGTCAGAGACTATAGTCCTACTAACAACTCAACCTTGTTGCTCACTAATACAAAAGTGAAAGAACTGATCATTTTGTGTTCTATGTATGCTTTAGATTAATACATAAAATAGCCTTTGTAACATCTGAACTGTATTGTTAGCAATTTACTGGGAAAACACTTTTAGACACAGAAATACATTTAGAAATGAAAACACCAAATTGCTTAATTTCTACTAAAATTCAAAGGGCCATTAAATACAAATTCTGTTTTTAGTTTAGTGCGTTTAATGTGTTTGTTGCTGCATGTGTACAGTTATACCTTTCCACCATGTTTCGGGTGTGCCACACACAGGGGAAGGAATCCCTGAGCAATGTCTTGTAATATCTGTTGAGGTCCCTGCCTGCCAGAGAGCAGCGATAATTACCCACTACCACACCATCTGGGTTCAGCATTGGCACCACCTGCAGCAACACAAAtccaagggggaaaaaaacatgttcaataGCAGTATATGGCATTACAACATAATATAAATCTCAACACAACCTCATTCACCGTCAACTTCAGAAATTGCTTTTCAGACATATCACAAATTGGAAGATACTAAAGTAATGATCATGATCATACTGTAAGACAGACGGGAGGCTGTGAGCTTGAGATCCCTcaccttaaaaacaaaagtgtcCCTGAGTAGCTGAGCATCTTCCGAGTCCCCGAGCAGGAAGTCTAGGAACCCCTCCATCATCCAGGATCCGTTGGTTTCTCCAGGGTGCACTCGGGCCGTCACCACCACAGCCTTTTTTTTCCTACCCGCCACTCTGCCGCCACCCCGGGACGTTATTGTCACCACATACACAGCATTCCCAGCAAGGCTGTGGCACAGCACCCGCAGTGTGCAGTATGATGCAACTGCTGGGTTGGAAGAAATGCGCCTAAGGTAGCGCTGCAGGTGGGAATAGGTGTAGGGGTAGCAGTGGGCCAGGTAGCAGGTGTCTGAGTCATAAGGGAACTGGAGAGTCCAGGTGAGTGAGTACAGGGTGACTGTGTCACTGTTGTTGTCCTTTGTATTCTAAATAGAGACAGAGATAATGGTTTTTAAGAGAGATCCTGCTTCTTCAATTATAACTGCAATTTAGTAAAGAACTACAGAAGTTTCTACATCCTTTAATTGACTTAATACAGATCTCAAACTTCATTTTAACACAAACCATTTCCCAAAGCACACCATACGTTTTAGATTTATTTCAGTTCTTGGCACTTGAGTGCAAACATCAATTAGcaatgttaaaggtgctgtaggtaggattgtgcagatccaggatttagccaaagaatttgaacattgacaacttctcagtccctccccccctttctgctaaagcccaaaacggtctcctaagcccctccccccatgagGGAGAAAGAATgcatgtgcctgagcagtgattgacacgcagttagacaccctcccacccccccggccctgattggaggatcttaacagggagcggtggatttttgcaaattgcactacaggctgtaggtggtgccagaggagccagattttttttttaatgacatgcttcatgtagttctactcgaacatagggtccgtttcagcaaatatg
Proteins encoded in this window:
- the agbl2 gene encoding cytosolic carboxypeptidase 2 isoform X3; translated protein: MAVSAIRNWWNTHQLDKSDTNDSNTEEDEEELAGRRQLSINLSQTLRTRQLLIDFDGGRPTLSLRAPLDLVNFPSIFRPRWPIECEVNSDIIHHIEWDPPEPEPFYQPTGHERTPMPAGEEREKVVYCIDHATKRPYFTCSRVGGSRGPIKSATSYDGRTDFTLEFESRFESGNLQKAVQVGVYDYEITLRTDMYTRKHTQWFYFRVRNMKAGVTYRFTIVNLMKSSSLYSQGMRPLLYSERAANDKGIGWQRTGSNIRYYRNSNQNTKDNNSDTVTLYSLTWTLQFPYDSDTCYLAHCYPYTYSHLQRYLRRISSNPAVASYCTLRVLCHSLAGNAVYVVTITSRGGGRVAGRKKKAVVVTARVHPGETNGSWMMEGFLDFLLGDSEDAQLLRDTFVFKVVPMLNPDGVVVGNYRCSLAGRDLNRYYKTLLRDSFPCVWHTRNMVERLMAETDVVLYCDFHGHNRKNNVFMYGCNNRGDASLKLHERVFPLMMSKNASNKFSFKSCKFRVQKGKEGTGRIAMWRLGIKNSYTMEATFGGSTLGDRRGTHFTTRDLKSLGFYFCDTLLDYCDPDPTKTTYCLTELAALLTKEVRERLGKDLGTDCNFSVSDLETSTSGSNSSDSDGLPVHLLNQPQTAHPEQTVKKKKKRLRSCKERDTLRPERVKNNTQPKVLQSSVKNIESNLPHEDTVKGIIQEKTVGRHRKKWQAKGLLRNAEIPPPTTHPREVSQVTLWQGCEPVKDRNMKGACPHHRVEACPHLGTYTDDLGMYTGQWRCSSQLLHLSALLPPSPNPIIHSSQQQQRCPQQSFVSYKVYRGLPSSLTALRRSPSSVYIKMIPDLFPRKRLLSSFTTDKVDARHILRNSLLASERDSVPEDSSPSHADMTETKRLNEEQEEDSSEVGLSLLKCIPLGEQNQRDLTPDVPRRGTEPRNYFLPVQKGTDLRRNGLGNETLEDKRHLGVLSSLSKPSGLMKMERPRPKSGTLGTLQAKDIRHYYSGRESQISAAMVARSSQSAPL
- the agbl2 gene encoding cytosolic carboxypeptidase 2 isoform X1, encoding MTGDDTMDDRQRKGRRSDSNPGLCRTLPTRGGRSYWAEKTPTMAVSAIRNWWNTHQLDKSDTNDSNTEEDEEELAGRRQLSINLSQTLRTRQLLIDFDGGRPTLSLRAPLDLVNFPSIFRPRWPIECEVNSDIIHHIEWDPPEPEPFYQPTGHERTPMPAGEEREKVVYCIDHATKRPYFTCSRVGGSRGPIKSATSYDGRTDFTLEFESRFESGNLQKAVQVGVYDYEITLRTDMYTRKHTQWFYFRVRNMKAGVTYRFTIVNLMKSSSLYSQGMRPLLYSERAANDKGIGWQRTGSNIRYYRNSNQNTKDNNSDTVTLYSLTWTLQFPYDSDTCYLAHCYPYTYSHLQRYLRRISSNPAVASYCTLRVLCHSLAGNAVYVVTITSRGGGRVAGRKKKAVVVTARVHPGETNGSWMMEGFLDFLLGDSEDAQLLRDTFVFKVVPMLNPDGVVVGNYRCSLAGRDLNRYYKTLLRDSFPCVWHTRNMVERLMAETDVVLYCDFHGHNRKNNVFMYGCNNRGDASLKLHERVFPLMMSKNASNKFSFKSCKFRVQKGKEGTGRIAMWRLGIKNSYTMEATFGGSTLGDRRGTHFTTRDLKSLGFYFCDTLLDYCDPDPTKTTYCLTELAALLTKEVRERLGKDLGTDCNFSVSDLETSTSGSNSSDSDGLPVHLLNQPQTAHPEQTVKKKKKRLRSCKERDTLRPERVKNNTQPKVLQSSVKNIESNLPHEDTVKGIIQEKTVGRHRKKWQAKGLLRNAEIPPPTTHPREVSQVTLWQGCEPVKDRNMKGACPHHRVEACPHLGTYTDDLGMYTGQWRCSSQLLHLSALLPPSPNPIIHSSQQQQRCPQQSFVSYKVYRGLPSSLTALRRSPSSVYIKMIPDLFPRKRLLSSFTTDKVDARHILRNSLLASERDSVPEDSSPSHADMTETKRLNEEQEEDSSEVGLSLLKCIPLGEQNQRDLTPDVPRRGTEPRNYFLPVQKGTDLRRNGLGNETLEDKRHLGVLSSLSKPSGLMKMERPRPKSGTLVMGTCSDGSRRL
- the agbl2 gene encoding cytosolic carboxypeptidase 2 isoform X4, which produces MTGDDTMDDRQRKGRRSDSNPGLCRTLPTRGGRSYWAEKTPTMAVSAIRNWWNTHQLDKSDTNDSNTEEDEEELAGRRQLSINLSQTLRTRQLLIDFDGGRPTLSLRAPLDLVNFPSIFRPRWPIECEVNSDIIHHIEWDPPEPEPFYQPTGHERTPMPAGEEREKVVYCIDHATKRPYFTCSRVGGSRGPIKSATSYDGRTDFTLEFESRFESGNLQKAVQVGVYDYEITLRTDMYTRKHTQWFYFRVRNMKAGVTYRFTIVNLMKSSSLYSQGMRPLLYSERAANDKGIGWQRTGSNIRYYRNSNQNTKDNNSDTVTLYSLTWTLQFPYDSDTCYLAHCYPYTYSHLQRYLRRISSNPAVASYCTLRVLCHSLAGNAVYVVTITSRGGGRVAGRKKKAVVVTARVHPGETNGSWMMEGFLDFLLGDSEDAQLLRDTFVFKVVPMLNPDGVVVGNYRCSLAGRDLNRYYKTLLRDSFPCVWHTRNMVERLMAETDVVLYCDFHGHNRKNNVFMYGCNNRGDASLKLHERVFPLMMSKNASNKFSFKSCKFRVQKGKEGTGRIAMWRLGIKNSYTMEATFGGSTLGDRRGTHFTTRDLKSLGFYFCDTLLDYCDPDPTKTTYCLTELAALLTKEVRERLGKDLGTDCNFSVSDLETSTSGSNSSDSDGLPVHLLNQPQTAHPEQTVKKKKKRLRSCKERDTLRPERVKNNTQPKVLQSSVKNIESNLPHEDTVKGIIQEKTVGRHRKKWQAKGLLRNAEIPPPTTHPREVSQVTLWQGCEPVKMTWGCIQDSGGAPLSCCT
- the agbl2 gene encoding cytosolic carboxypeptidase 2 isoform X2 codes for the protein MAKGRLSLAFYFEQKGSPMCLNWWNTHQLDKSDTNDSNTEEDEEELAGRRQLSINLSQTLRTRQLLIDFDGGRPTLSLRAPLDLVNFPSIFRPRWPIECEVNSDIIHHIEWDPPEPEPFYQPTGHERTPMPAGEEREKVVYCIDHATKRPYFTCSRVGGSRGPIKSATSYDGRTDFTLEFESRFESGNLQKAVQVGVYDYEITLRTDMYTRKHTQWFYFRVRNMKAGVTYRFTIVNLMKSSSLYSQGMRPLLYSERAANDKGIGWQRTGSNIRYYRNSNQNTKDNNSDTVTLYSLTWTLQFPYDSDTCYLAHCYPYTYSHLQRYLRRISSNPAVASYCTLRVLCHSLAGNAVYVVTITSRGGGRVAGRKKKAVVVTARVHPGETNGSWMMEGFLDFLLGDSEDAQLLRDTFVFKVVPMLNPDGVVVGNYRCSLAGRDLNRYYKTLLRDSFPCVWHTRNMVERLMAETDVVLYCDFHGHNRKNNVFMYGCNNRGDASLKLHERVFPLMMSKNASNKFSFKSCKFRVQKGKEGTGRIAMWRLGIKNSYTMEATFGGSTLGDRRGTHFTTRDLKSLGFYFCDTLLDYCDPDPTKTTYCLTELAALLTKEVRERLGKDLGTDCNFSVSDLETSTSGSNSSDSDGLPVHLLNQPQTAHPEQTVKKKKKRLRSCKERDTLRPERVKNNTQPKVLQSSVKNIESNLPHEDTVKGIIQEKTVGRHRKKWQAKGLLRNAEIPPPTTHPREVSQVTLWQGCEPVKDRNMKGACPHHRVEACPHLGTYTDDLGMYTGQWRCSSQLLHLSALLPPSPNPIIHSSQQQQRCPQQSFVSYKVYRGLPSSLTALRRSPSSVYIKMIPDLFPRKRLLSSFTTDKVDARHILRNSLLASERDSVPEDSSPSHADMTETKRLNEEQEEDSSEVGLSLLKCIPLGEQNQRDLTPDVPRRGTEPRNYFLPVQKGTDLRRNGLGNETLEDKRHLGVLSSLSKPSGLMKMERPRPKSGTLGTLQAKDIRHYYSGRESQISAAMVARSSQSAPL